Proteins encoded by one window of Serratia nevei:
- the pntA gene encoding Re/Si-specific NAD(P)(+) transhydrogenase subunit alpha → MRIGVPRERLANEARVAATPKTVEQLLKLGFTVAIERGAGKLASFEDVAYEAAGAALVDESEVWQSDLILKVNAPQDDEIALMREGSTLVSFIWPAQNPELMAKLAARNVTALAMDSVPRISRAQSMDALSSMANIAGYRAIVEAAHEFGRFFTGQITAAGKVPPAKVMIIGAGVAGLAAIGAAGSLGAIVRAFDTRPEVKEQVQSMGAEFLELDFEEEAGSGDGYAKVMSEAFIKAEMALFAAQAAEVDIIVTTALIPGKPAPKLITKEMVASMKPGSVIVDLAAQTGGNCELTVADTITVTDNGVKIIGYTDLPSRLPTQSSQLYGTNLVNLLKLLSKEKNGEIDIDFDDTVIRGVTVVRSGEVTWPAPPIQVSAQPKAAPAAAPVAKPEAKPTSPWLKYGLIALAILLFGWLADAAPKEFLSHFTVFALACVVGYYVVWNVSHALHTPLMSVTNAISGIIVVGALLQIGHGGWVSFLSFIAVLIASINIFGGFTVTQRMLKMFRKN, encoded by the coding sequence ATGCGTATTGGTGTACCAAGAGAGCGGTTGGCCAATGAAGCCCGGGTCGCAGCCACGCCGAAAACGGTGGAACAACTGCTGAAGCTGGGTTTTACCGTCGCGATTGAACGCGGGGCGGGCAAACTGGCCAGTTTTGAGGACGTCGCCTACGAAGCCGCCGGTGCGGCGCTGGTCGACGAAAGCGAAGTGTGGCAGTCGGATCTGATCCTGAAAGTCAACGCGCCGCAAGACGACGAGATCGCCTTGATGCGCGAAGGCAGCACGCTGGTCAGCTTTATCTGGCCGGCGCAAAACCCCGAATTGATGGCCAAGCTGGCGGCGCGCAACGTCACCGCGCTGGCGATGGACTCGGTACCGCGCATCTCGCGCGCCCAGTCGATGGATGCGCTGAGCTCGATGGCCAACATCGCCGGCTACCGCGCGATCGTCGAAGCGGCGCATGAGTTTGGCCGCTTCTTCACCGGCCAGATCACCGCCGCCGGCAAAGTGCCGCCGGCCAAGGTGATGATCATCGGTGCCGGCGTGGCCGGCCTGGCGGCGATCGGCGCCGCGGGCAGCCTCGGCGCCATCGTGCGCGCCTTCGACACCCGCCCGGAAGTGAAAGAGCAGGTGCAGAGCATGGGCGCGGAATTCCTCGAGCTGGATTTTGAAGAGGAAGCGGGCAGCGGCGACGGCTACGCCAAAGTGATGTCTGAAGCCTTTATCAAGGCCGAGATGGCGCTGTTCGCCGCGCAGGCCGCGGAGGTCGATATCATCGTCACTACCGCGTTGATCCCGGGTAAACCGGCGCCGAAGCTGATCACCAAAGAGATGGTGGCGTCGATGAAACCGGGCAGCGTGATCGTCGATCTGGCGGCGCAAACCGGCGGCAACTGCGAACTGACGGTGGCCGACACCATTACCGTGACCGACAACGGCGTGAAAATCATCGGCTATACCGACCTGCCGAGCCGTTTGCCGACGCAATCTTCGCAGCTTTACGGCACCAACCTGGTCAACCTGCTGAAGCTGTTGTCGAAAGAGAAAAACGGTGAGATCGACATCGATTTCGACGATACGGTGATCCGCGGCGTTACCGTGGTGCGCAGCGGTGAAGTCACCTGGCCTGCGCCGCCGATTCAGGTCTCCGCCCAGCCGAAAGCGGCGCCCGCCGCCGCACCGGTGGCCAAACCCGAAGCCAAACCGACCTCGCCGTGGCTGAAGTACGGCCTGATTGCCCTGGCGATCCTGCTATTCGGCTGGCTGGCGGATGCGGCGCCGAAAGAGTTCCTGTCGCACTTTACCGTGTTCGCGCTGGCCTGCGTGGTAGGTTACTACGTGGTCTGGAACGTCAGCCATGCGCTGCATACCCCGTTGATGTCGGTCACCAACGCGATCTCAGGGATTATCGTGGTCGGTGCGCTGTTGCAGATCGGCCATGGCGGCTGGGTGAGTTTCCTCTCCTTTATCGCCGTGCTGATCGCCAGCATCAATATTTTCGGTGGGTTCACCGTCACTCAGCGCATGCTGAAGATGTTCCGCAAGAACTAA
- the agaR gene encoding transcriptional repressor AgaR → MINTAKRRELIIDQLCREGSVRVEQLSQQFSVSSVTIRSDLHQLEKHGCAVRAYGGAMLNKQFAFDRPLQDKGRINRDVKHAIACAAAALIEDGDAVILDSGSTTSQMAPQLAGKKDLVVMTNALNIAFELANNEQIDLMVVGGSVRRKAWSLYGPAAEQQLRQYRFDKLFLGVDGFDLAGGITTPDPGEAQLNRVMCEVAREVIAIADASKFGRTSFCMIREIGQIHRLVTDGRIPEHYLQALHHLGIDVIIADR, encoded by the coding sequence ATGATCAATACCGCAAAACGCCGGGAATTAATTATCGACCAGCTGTGCCGCGAAGGCTCGGTGCGCGTGGAACAGCTCAGCCAGCAGTTTTCGGTGTCCAGCGTCACCATCCGCAGCGATCTGCACCAGCTGGAAAAACACGGCTGCGCGGTGCGCGCTTACGGCGGCGCCATGTTGAACAAACAGTTCGCCTTCGATCGCCCGCTGCAGGACAAGGGCCGCATCAACCGCGACGTAAAACACGCCATCGCCTGCGCGGCGGCGGCGCTGATTGAAGACGGCGACGCCGTCATCCTCGACTCCGGCTCCACCACCAGCCAGATGGCGCCGCAGCTGGCGGGGAAAAAGGATCTGGTGGTGATGACCAACGCGCTGAACATCGCCTTCGAGCTGGCCAACAACGAGCAGATCGATCTGATGGTGGTCGGCGGCAGCGTGCGCCGCAAGGCCTGGTCGCTGTACGGCCCCGCCGCCGAACAGCAGCTGCGCCAGTACCGGTTCGACAAGCTGTTTCTCGGCGTCGACGGTTTCGATCTGGCGGGCGGCATCACCACGCCGGATCCGGGCGAAGCGCAGCTGAACCGCGTGATGTGCGAGGTGGCGCGCGAAGTGATCGCCATCGCCGACGCCAGCAAATTCGGCCGCACCAGCTTTTGCATGATCCGCGAAATCGGCCAGATCCACCGCCTGGTCACCGACGGCCGCATTCCGGAACACTATCTGCAGGCGCTGCACCATTTAGGGATCGACGTGATTATCGCCGACCGTTAA
- a CDS encoding glycine zipper family protein, producing MRHSFAFPIVALAGLLAGCVSAPSGPGVTALPGTGKSYEQFNRDEAMCRSYAQNSLGSGAQTAANSATGTAVAGTAVGATAGALIGAASGHAGPGALIGAGGGLLVGSAMANNSAWRSSDDLQDRYDTVYTQCMYAKGNKVPVAYGYGEATSSPVPPDYYPAAPAEGVPPDYVPR from the coding sequence ATGAGACACTCTTTTGCTTTCCCGATAGTGGCGCTGGCCGGGCTGTTGGCCGGCTGCGTCTCTGCGCCTTCCGGGCCCGGGGTCACCGCGCTGCCCGGCACGGGGAAAAGTTACGAACAATTCAATCGCGATGAGGCCATGTGCCGCAGCTATGCGCAAAACAGCCTTGGCAGCGGCGCACAAACGGCGGCCAATTCGGCGACGGGAACGGCGGTGGCGGGAACGGCCGTCGGCGCGACGGCAGGGGCGTTGATTGGCGCCGCATCCGGTCATGCCGGCCCCGGCGCGCTGATCGGCGCGGGCGGCGGGTTGCTGGTCGGCAGCGCGATGGCCAATAACTCGGCCTGGCGCAGCAGCGATGACCTGCAAGACCGCTATGATACCGTGTATACGCAGTGCATGTACGCCAAAGGTAACAAGGTGCCGGTGGCCTACGGTTATGGTGAGGCCACCTCATCGCCGGTGCCGCCGGACTACTATCCCGCCGCCCCGGCGGAGGGCGTCCCGCCGGACTATGTGCCGCGCTAG
- a CDS encoding tagatose bisphosphate family class II aldolase: MYLIANREMLLKAQRQGYAVPAFNVHNLETVQVVAETAAELRSPVIMAGTPGTFSYAGTDYLIGICQSAAHRYDLPLALHLDHHEELDDIEHKVKSGIRSVMIDGSHLPFEQNIAKVAAAVTLCHRYGASVEAELGRLGGQEDDLIVDTADSFYTDPVAAREFVAATGIDSLAVAIGSAHGLYHGEPKLDFERLALIREQVDVPLVLHGASGIPEAMVKRAISLGVCKVNVATELKIAFADAVKSYFSQHPDANDPRKYIVPGKLAMKEVVAEKIRICGSSGML, encoded by the coding sequence ATGTATCTGATAGCCAACCGAGAAATGCTGCTCAAGGCGCAGCGCCAGGGTTACGCCGTCCCGGCGTTTAACGTTCACAATCTGGAAACCGTGCAGGTGGTGGCGGAAACCGCCGCCGAGCTGCGCTCGCCGGTGATCATGGCCGGCACGCCCGGCACCTTCAGCTACGCCGGCACCGACTACCTGATCGGCATTTGCCAATCGGCCGCGCACCGCTACGATTTGCCGCTGGCGCTGCATCTGGATCATCACGAAGAGCTGGACGACATCGAGCACAAGGTGAAAAGCGGCATCCGTTCGGTGATGATCGACGGTTCCCATCTGCCGTTCGAGCAGAACATCGCCAAAGTGGCTGCTGCGGTCACCTTGTGCCACCGCTATGGCGCCAGCGTGGAAGCGGAACTGGGCCGCCTGGGCGGGCAGGAAGACGATCTGATCGTCGATACGGCGGACAGTTTCTATACCGACCCGGTGGCGGCACGCGAGTTCGTCGCCGCCACCGGCATCGATTCGCTGGCGGTGGCGATAGGTTCCGCCCACGGCCTGTATCACGGCGAGCCGAAGCTGGACTTCGAGCGCCTGGCGCTGATCCGCGAACAGGTGGACGTGCCCCTGGTGCTGCACGGCGCCTCCGGCATTCCGGAGGCGATGGTCAAACGCGCGATCTCGCTCGGCGTCTGCAAGGTCAACGTCGCCACCGAACTGAAAATCGCCTTCGCCGATGCGGTGAAAAGCTACTTTTCACAGCACCCGGATGCCAACGACCCGCGCAAATATATCGTCCCCGGCAAGCTGGCGATGAAAGAAGTGGTGGCGGAAAAGATCCGCATCTGCGGCAGCAGCGGCATGCTGTAA
- a CDS encoding ROK family protein, protein MRYGFDIGGTKIEMAAYDRRLNQVLLQRVHTPTGDYGEFVACIAGLVKQADRELHTRGSIGIGLPGITDPVSRRQLAVNVPCLTGHCLADDLTQALARPIAIENDCRCFALSEASTPQTAHLPLVFGAIIGTGAGGGLVVNRQLHKGRNGLAGEWGHMPISAQLAQRYDLPLFGCNCGLTGCFERYVSGSGLLALSRHFAHPAADVPALVASYRAGDQLAQWLMTVYVDILASALAGLQLLLDVDAFVLGGGLSNVGELYRLLPAAMRHWLLPGVEPAAVFPPVHGDSSGVRGAALLQAAA, encoded by the coding sequence ATGCGTTACGGCTTCGACATCGGCGGCACCAAGATCGAAATGGCCGCTTACGATCGCCGGCTCAATCAGGTGCTGCTTCAGCGCGTGCACACCCCAACCGGCGATTATGGCGAGTTCGTGGCCTGCATCGCCGGGCTGGTCAAGCAGGCGGACCGCGAGCTGCATACGCGCGGCAGCATCGGCATCGGCCTGCCGGGGATCACCGACCCCGTCAGCCGCCGCCAGCTGGCGGTCAACGTGCCCTGCCTGACCGGGCATTGCCTGGCGGATGATTTGACGCAGGCGCTGGCGCGGCCAATCGCCATCGAGAACGACTGCCGCTGTTTCGCGCTGTCGGAAGCCAGCACGCCGCAAACCGCCCATCTGCCGCTGGTGTTCGGCGCCATCATCGGCACCGGTGCCGGCGGTGGCCTGGTGGTGAACCGGCAATTGCACAAGGGGCGCAACGGGCTGGCGGGCGAATGGGGCCATATGCCGATCTCCGCCCAGCTGGCGCAGCGCTACGATCTGCCGCTGTTCGGCTGCAACTGCGGGCTGACCGGCTGCTTTGAACGCTACGTCTCCGGCAGCGGGCTGCTGGCGCTGAGCCGCCACTTTGCCCATCCGGCCGCCGACGTGCCGGCGCTGGTCGCCAGCTATCGCGCGGGGGATCAGCTCGCACAGTGGCTGATGACCGTCTACGTCGACATTCTGGCCAGCGCGCTGGCCGGTTTGCAGCTGCTACTGGACGTCGATGCCTTCGTGCTGGGCGGTGGGTTGTCGAACGTCGGCGAGCTGTATCGGCTGCTGCCGGCGGCGATGCGGCACTGGCTGCTGCCGGGCGTGGAACCGGCAGCGGTATTCCCGCCGGTGCACGGTGACAGCAGCGGCGTGCGTGGCGCGGCGCTATTACAGGCGGCGGCATAA
- the pntB gene encoding Re/Si-specific NAD(P)(+) transhydrogenase subunit beta yields MSGGLVTAAYIVAAILFIFSLAGLSRHETSKQGNLFGVAGMAIALIATILGPDSGNVGWIIIAMIIGGSIGVYLAKKVEMTEMPELVAVLHSFVGLAAVLVGFNSYLDHGAPMEPVMANIHLTEVFLGIFIGAVTFTGSIVAFGKLRGIISSKPLMLPNRHKLNLAALVLSFLLLVAFVRTDSVGWQVVTLLLMTAIALAFGWHLVASIGGADMPVVVSMLNSYSGWAAAAAGFMLSNDLLIVTGALVGSSGAILSYIMCKAMNRSFISVIAGGFGSDGSSTGDAEEMGEYRETTAEEVAEQLKNSTSVIITPGYGMAVAQAQYPVAEITEKLRARGVKVRFGIHPVAGRLPGHMNVLLAEAKVPYDVVLEMDEINEDFPDTDTVLVIGANDTVNPAALEDPRSPIAGMPVLEVWKAQNVIAFKRSMNTGYAGVQNPLFFKENTQMLFGDAKDSVEAILRALQK; encoded by the coding sequence ATGTCTGGAGGATTGGTTACAGCTGCATACATTGTTGCCGCTATTTTGTTTATTTTCAGCCTGGCGGGCCTGTCGCGCCATGAAACGTCGAAGCAGGGCAACCTGTTCGGCGTCGCCGGTATGGCGATCGCGCTGATCGCCACCATTCTGGGGCCGGATTCCGGCAACGTCGGCTGGATCATCATCGCCATGATCATCGGCGGCTCGATCGGCGTCTATCTGGCCAAGAAGGTCGAGATGACCGAAATGCCGGAGCTGGTGGCGGTGTTGCATAGCTTCGTTGGCCTGGCAGCGGTGCTGGTCGGTTTCAACAGCTACCTGGATCACGGCGCGCCGATGGAGCCGGTGATGGCGAATATCCATCTGACCGAAGTGTTCCTCGGTATCTTTATCGGCGCGGTAACCTTCACCGGTTCGATTGTCGCCTTCGGCAAGCTGCGCGGCATCATCTCTTCCAAACCGCTGATGCTGCCGAACCGCCACAAGCTGAATCTGGCGGCGTTGGTGCTCTCGTTCCTGCTGCTGGTGGCGTTCGTGCGTACCGACAGCGTGGGCTGGCAGGTGGTGACGCTGCTGCTGATGACGGCGATCGCACTGGCGTTCGGCTGGCATCTGGTGGCCTCGATCGGCGGCGCCGACATGCCGGTGGTGGTGTCGATGCTCAACTCCTACTCGGGGTGGGCGGCGGCCGCGGCGGGCTTCATGCTGAGCAACGATCTGCTGATCGTCACCGGCGCGCTGGTGGGCTCTTCGGGGGCGATCCTGTCTTACATTATGTGTAAGGCAATGAACCGCTCGTTTATCAGCGTGATCGCCGGCGGTTTCGGCAGTGACGGTTCGTCTACCGGCGATGCCGAAGAGATGGGCGAATACCGTGAAACCACGGCGGAAGAGGTGGCCGAGCAGCTGAAGAACTCCACCTCGGTGATCATCACGCCGGGTTACGGCATGGCGGTGGCGCAGGCGCAATATCCGGTGGCAGAAATCACCGAGAAACTGCGGGCGCGCGGCGTGAAGGTGCGCTTCGGCATTCACCCGGTCGCGGGGCGTTTGCCGGGCCACATGAACGTGCTGCTGGCGGAGGCGAAGGTGCCGTACGACGTGGTGCTGGAGATGGATGAAATCAACGAAGATTTCCCGGATACCGACACCGTGCTGGTGATTGGCGCTAACGACACGGTGAACCCGGCGGCATTGGAAGATCCGCGCAGCCCGATCGCCGGCATGCCGGTATTGGAAGTGTGGAAAGCGCAGAACGTGATCGCGTTTAAACGCTCAATGAACACCGGTTACGCCGGCGTGCAGAACCCGCTGTTCTTCAAGGAGAACACCCAGATGCTGTTCGGCGATGCCAAAGACAGCGTGGAAGCGATTCTGCGGGCATTGCAGAAGTAG
- the uspE gene encoding universal stress protein UspE yields MAKYQNLLVAIDPNQDDQPALRRAVYLVKRNGGRIKAFLPIYDFSYEMTTLLSPDERTAMRQGVISQRAAWINEQCRFYLNDGVPIEIKVVWHNRPFEAIIQEVLSGQHDLLLKMAHQHDRLESVIFTPTDWHLLRKCPCPVWMVKDQPWPEGGKALVAVNLASEEPYHDPLNIKLVQETVELAQNVNQTEVHLVGAYPVTPINIAIELPDFDPSVYNDAIRGQHLIAMKALRQKFCIKEEFTHVEKGLPEEVIPDLAEHLQAGVVVLGTLGRTGISAAFIGNTAEHVIDHLKCDLLVIKPENFNCPIEADEDDEHDDED; encoded by the coding sequence ATGGCGAAGTATCAGAATCTTCTGGTGGCTATTGACCCCAATCAGGACGATCAGCCGGCATTGCGCCGCGCCGTGTACCTGGTAAAACGGAACGGCGGGCGCATCAAAGCCTTCCTGCCCATTTATGACTTCTCTTACGAAATGACGACCCTGCTCTCCCCGGACGAAAGAACGGCGATGCGGCAAGGTGTGATCAGCCAACGCGCCGCCTGGATCAACGAGCAGTGCCGCTTCTATCTCAACGACGGCGTGCCGATCGAAATCAAAGTGGTCTGGCATAACCGCCCCTTCGAAGCCATCATTCAGGAAGTGCTTTCCGGCCAGCATGATCTGCTGCTGAAAATGGCGCACCAGCACGACCGGCTGGAGTCGGTGATCTTCACCCCCACCGACTGGCACCTGCTGCGCAAATGCCCTTGCCCGGTGTGGATGGTAAAAGACCAACCCTGGCCAGAAGGCGGCAAAGCGCTGGTGGCGGTCAACCTGGCCAGCGAAGAACCCTATCACGACCCGCTCAATATCAAACTGGTGCAAGAAACCGTCGAACTGGCGCAGAACGTCAACCAGACCGAGGTTCACCTGGTCGGCGCCTATCCCGTTACCCCGATCAACATCGCCATCGAGCTGCCCGACTTCGATCCGAGCGTCTACAACGACGCCATCCGCGGCCAGCATCTGATCGCCATGAAGGCGCTGCGGCAGAAATTCTGCATTAAGGAAGAGTTCACCCACGTGGAAAAAGGCCTGCCGGAAGAGGTGATCCCCGATCTGGCCGAACACCTGCAGGCCGGCGTGGTGGTTCTGGGCACCCTGGGCCGCACCGGCATTTCGGCGGCCTTTATCGGCAACACCGCGGAACATGTGATCGACCATCTGAAATGCGATCTGCTGGTGATTAAGCCGGAGAACTTCAACTGCCCGATCGAGGCGGATGAAGACGATGAGCACGACGACGAAGATTAG
- the ydgH gene encoding DUF1471 family protein YdgH — protein MKLKTTIIASALLSLTALSAHAAQELTPEKAAALKPFDRITITGRFNAINEAVDAVSRRADKLGADSFYIQDSNNSNNGGNWRVTADLYHKDAPEVSKTPKYRVFNGVNELPKDEAYLLEPYDTVSVSGFYRSQPDINDAISKEAKKKGAASFFIVRQVDANSGGNQFVTAYIYKADAPKRRVQSPDAIPADSDAGRAALAAGGAAAAKVEIPGVASSGSPSRDVGRFFETQSSTGQRYTVTLPNGTKIQEVNNVTAAQMVPFDSVTFTGHFNSMTDVSTEVAKRAAEKGAKYYHVTRQWQNKSGGNLTVSADLFK, from the coding sequence ATGAAGCTGAAGACCACGATCATCGCGTCAGCCTTGTTATCACTCACCGCGCTGTCTGCTCATGCGGCGCAAGAGTTAACTCCTGAGAAAGCAGCGGCGCTGAAGCCGTTTGATCGCATCACGATTACCGGCCGCTTCAATGCCATCAATGAAGCCGTCGACGCCGTATCCCGCCGTGCAGACAAACTGGGTGCAGATTCCTTCTATATCCAGGACAGCAACAACAGCAACAACGGCGGCAACTGGCGCGTCACCGCAGACCTTTATCATAAAGATGCGCCAGAAGTGAGCAAAACACCAAAATACCGCGTATTTAACGGCGTGAACGAACTGCCTAAAGATGAAGCCTATCTGCTGGAGCCTTACGATACCGTGAGCGTCAGCGGTTTCTACCGCAGCCAGCCGGACATCAACGACGCCATCTCCAAAGAAGCGAAGAAAAAAGGCGCTGCATCCTTCTTCATCGTGCGCCAGGTTGACGCCAACTCCGGCGGTAATCAGTTCGTCACCGCCTACATCTATAAGGCCGATGCGCCAAAACGCCGCGTGCAGAGCCCGGATGCCATTCCGGCCGATTCTGACGCCGGCCGCGCCGCGCTGGCCGCCGGTGGCGCCGCTGCCGCGAAAGTCGAAATCCCTGGCGTCGCGTCTTCCGGTTCGCCAAGCCGCGACGTGGGCCGTTTCTTCGAAACCCAGTCCTCTACCGGCCAGCGCTATACCGTCACGCTGCCTAACGGCACCAAGATCCAGGAAGTGAACAACGTGACCGCCGCGCAGATGGTGCCGTTCGATTCCGTCACCTTCACCGGCCACTTCAACAGCATGACCGATGTCTCCACCGAAGTGGCGAAACGCGCGGCCGAGAAAGGCGCCAAGTACTACCACGTCACCCGTCAGTGGCAGAACAAGAGCGGCGGCAACCTGACCGTCAGCGCCGATCTGTTCAAATAA
- a CDS encoding FNR family transcription factor, translating into MIPEKRVIRRIQSGGCAIHCQDCSISQLCIPFTLNAHELDQLDNIIERKKPIQKGQTLFKAGDELKSLYAIRSGTIKSYTITEQGDEQITGFHLAGDLVGFDAIGGLKHPSFAQALETSMVCEIPFETLDDLSGKMPNLRQQIMRLMSGEIKGDQDMILLLSKKNAEERLAAFVYNLSRRFAERGFSPREFRLTMTRGDIGNYLGLTVETISRLLGRFQKSEILSVKGKYITIENADALSVLAGTPRINVTVNA; encoded by the coding sequence ATGATCCCGGAAAAACGCGTGATTCGTCGTATCCAGTCTGGTGGTTGTGCGATCCATTGCCAGGACTGCAGCATCAGCCAGCTGTGCATTCCTTTCACCCTTAATGCCCACGAGCTGGACCAGCTCGACAACATTATCGAGAGGAAAAAGCCCATCCAGAAAGGCCAGACCCTGTTCAAGGCCGGCGACGAGCTGAAATCGCTGTACGCGATCCGTTCCGGGACCATCAAAAGCTACACCATCACCGAGCAAGGCGACGAGCAGATCACCGGTTTCCACCTGGCGGGTGACCTGGTGGGCTTCGACGCCATCGGCGGTCTGAAGCACCCAAGCTTCGCTCAGGCGCTGGAAACCTCGATGGTGTGCGAGATCCCATTCGAAACCCTCGACGATCTGTCCGGCAAAATGCCTAATCTGCGTCAGCAGATCATGCGACTGATGAGCGGCGAGATCAAAGGCGACCAGGACATGATCCTGCTGCTGTCGAAGAAAAATGCCGAAGAGCGCCTGGCGGCGTTCGTTTACAACCTGTCGCGCCGCTTCGCGGAGCGTGGCTTCTCGCCGCGCGAGTTCCGGTTGACCATGACCCGCGGCGACATCGGCAACTACCTCGGCCTGACGGTGGAAACCATCAGCCGCCTGCTGGGCCGCTTCCAGAAAAGCGAAATCCTCAGCGTGAAAGGCAAATACATCACCATCGAAAACGCCGACGCCCTGTCGGTGCTGGCCGGTACGCCACGCATCAACGTGACCGTCAACGCCTGA
- a CDS encoding SIS domain-containing protein, with translation MNAYFSYEADWLKQRNAWHTAAEIWQQPDLWAALHRQLQEQQAQWQPFLAPLLANPRLQIVLCGAGSSAFAGRALAPWLRERTGRDVAAYGTTDIVANPRQYLDPERPTLLVSFARSGNSPESVATVELADQLLPESYHLMLVCNPDSKLAQYAHRRDNVCSLVMPQGSNDQSFAMTSSFSCMMLSAALLLGPLSLEAAQAPLNAMVQRCRALRETLQPQVKALAASGFRRYITLGGSCFTGLAEEASLKMLELTAGRIVTRYDSPLGLRHGPKFMVDGQTLVVVMFSHDDYARQYDRDLWNELQRDGLAMQLVGLTGQPRTPSDALLPMHQATDDIWLLFPYLLFTQMLAFESSLALGLTPDNPCPTGEVNRVVKGVTIYRFPSPVQ, from the coding sequence ATGAACGCGTATTTCTCTTACGAGGCGGATTGGCTGAAGCAGCGCAACGCCTGGCACACCGCCGCAGAGATTTGGCAGCAGCCGGATCTGTGGGCGGCGCTGCACCGGCAACTGCAGGAGCAACAGGCGCAGTGGCAGCCGTTCCTGGCGCCGCTGTTGGCCAATCCTCGGCTGCAAATCGTGCTGTGCGGCGCCGGCAGCTCGGCGTTCGCCGGCCGCGCCCTGGCGCCCTGGCTGCGCGAACGCACCGGCCGCGACGTGGCGGCCTACGGCACCACCGATATCGTCGCCAACCCGCGGCAGTATCTCGATCCTGAGCGGCCGACGCTGCTGGTCTCCTTCGCCCGCTCGGGCAACAGCCCGGAGAGCGTGGCGACGGTGGAGCTGGCCGACCAGCTGCTGCCGGAAAGCTACCACCTGATGCTGGTCTGCAACCCGGACAGCAAGCTGGCGCAGTATGCGCATCGGCGCGACAACGTCTGTTCGCTGGTGATGCCGCAAGGCTCCAACGATCAGAGCTTCGCCATGACCTCCAGCTTCAGCTGCATGATGCTGAGCGCCGCGCTGCTGCTCGGCCCGCTTTCGCTCGAGGCCGCCCAGGCGCCGCTGAACGCCATGGTGCAGCGCTGCCGCGCACTGCGCGAAACGCTGCAGCCACAGGTAAAGGCGCTGGCCGCCAGCGGTTTCCGCCGTTATATCACTCTCGGCGGCAGCTGCTTTACCGGCCTGGCGGAAGAGGCCTCGCTCAAGATGCTGGAGCTGACCGCCGGGCGCATCGTGACGCGCTACGACTCGCCGCTCGGCCTGCGCCACGGCCCGAAATTTATGGTCGACGGCCAAACCTTGGTGGTGGTGATGTTCTCCCACGACGACTACGCCCGCCAGTATGACCGCGATCTGTGGAACGAGCTGCAGCGCGACGGGTTGGCGATGCAATTGGTCGGTTTGACCGGCCAGCCCCGGACACCGTCCGATGCCCTGCTGCCTATGCACCAGGCCACGGACGATATTTGGCTGCTGTTCCCGTATCTGCTGTTCACCCAGATGCTGGCCTTCGAGAGTTCGCTGGCGCTGGGGCTGACCCCAGACAACCCTTGCCCCACCGGCGAGGTTAACCGGGTGGTGAAAGGCGTGACGATTTACCGTTTCCCTTCCCCCGTGCAGTAA
- the ogt gene encoding methylated-DNA--[protein]-cysteine S-methyltransferase, whose translation MQTFLIDRTATPVGELVLIADEQGRLRAIDWTDHEARLMKLLNTHYRADRFTLREQRDPSGLTDAMQRYFAGELGIIDRLPVMTAGTEFQRTVWQQLRQIPCGEILTYGQLAQRIGRPTASRAVGMANGSNPISIVVPCHRVIGSQGALTGYAGGVQRKQWLLQHEGYLPQDLLSR comes from the coding sequence ATGCAGACTTTTTTGATTGATCGTACCGCCACGCCGGTGGGAGAACTGGTGCTGATTGCCGATGAACAGGGGCGCCTGCGGGCGATTGACTGGACCGATCACGAAGCGCGCCTGATGAAGCTGCTGAATACCCACTACCGCGCCGATCGCTTCACCCTGCGCGAGCAGCGCGATCCCAGCGGGCTGACCGACGCGATGCAACGCTATTTCGCCGGGGAACTGGGCATTATCGATCGGCTGCCGGTGATGACCGCCGGCACCGAGTTCCAACGCACCGTGTGGCAACAGCTGCGCCAAATCCCGTGCGGCGAGATCCTGACCTACGGCCAGCTGGCGCAACGTATCGGCCGCCCGACCGCCTCACGCGCGGTCGGCATGGCCAACGGTTCGAATCCGATCAGCATCGTGGTGCCCTGCCACCGGGTGATCGGTTCGCAGGGCGCGCTGACCGGCTATGCCGGCGGCGTGCAGCGCAAGCAGTGGCTGCTGCAGCACGAAGGTTACCTGCCGCAGGATCTGCTCTCGCGCTAG